One genomic window of Candidatus Pseudobacter hemicellulosilyticus includes the following:
- a CDS encoding DUF6268 family outer membrane beta-barrel protein translates to MKTYGLISLMLLAGVKLSAQDRPTSIRIPEAQRDSLQQAAGRPLTSTAPRLGGINVSGVLFPVSGNGKDFLIQQFSAEAGTPVRILKLKSNRPYFFRASLRYQGLYLSGEPFIGSNNFHSVTANLSYTTILSRSTHLSIFGLTGVASDFRKSITGSDLYYTVGARIALRQDKDFKYAINLVYTDMYTGSFLLPIPEFAWTINDKWSWTGFLPIRTSLKYKLSKQHQLGWTTTFQGATYRLNSGAGDEYIQHQQVSTGISYDWQLNHRWDLNIIGGYTLSNKLQTYSNSEKAGFNAFDKIQDRKWNLSYDRNTPFIQAGFNYKF, encoded by the coding sequence ATGAAAACCTACGGATTGATCAGCCTCATGCTATTGGCAGGCGTAAAGTTATCAGCGCAGGACAGACCCACCAGTATCAGGATCCCGGAAGCCCAGAGAGATTCTTTACAGCAGGCTGCAGGCCGCCCCCTCACCAGTACCGCACCCCGGCTCGGCGGCATCAATGTGAGCGGCGTCCTGTTCCCGGTGTCCGGCAATGGAAAGGATTTCCTGATCCAGCAGTTTTCCGCCGAAGCCGGTACACCCGTGCGTATACTGAAGCTCAAAAGCAACAGGCCCTACTTTTTCAGGGCCAGTCTCCGTTACCAGGGGCTCTACCTTTCCGGCGAGCCCTTCATCGGCAGTAATAATTTTCATTCCGTCACCGCCAATCTCTCCTATACCACTATCCTTTCCAGGAGTACCCACCTCAGTATCTTCGGGCTCACCGGCGTGGCGTCTGATTTCCGGAAAAGCATTACCGGCTCCGATCTTTACTATACTGTAGGCGCCAGGATAGCGCTGCGGCAGGACAAGGATTTCAAATATGCCATCAACCTGGTGTATACCGATATGTATACCGGCTCATTCCTGCTGCCTATACCGGAGTTTGCCTGGACAATCAACGACAAGTGGTCCTGGACCGGCTTCCTGCCTATCAGGACCTCGCTGAAATATAAATTGTCAAAACAACACCAGCTCGGCTGGACCACCACTTTCCAGGGCGCCACCTACCGGCTGAACAGTGGTGCAGGCGATGAATATATCCAGCACCAGCAGGTGAGTACGGGTATCAGCTACGACTGGCAGCTGAACCACCGCTGGGACCTCAATATTATTGGCGGTTATACCCTGTCCAATAAATTACAGACCTACTCCAACAGCGAGAAAGCAGGCTTCAACGCCTTTGATAAGATACAGGACCGGAAATGGAACCTGTCGTACGACAGGAACACGCCATTTATCCAGGCAGGATTTAACTATAAATTCTAA
- a CDS encoding glycoside hydrolase family 31 protein: MLRITVLVAGFLLCHSIAFCTGYPNPVPFKLVRDGVIIYPDPDYTLNTQAVKLRVVADNIIQVTASPAKELAPFQSLSAVETTPPAPNSWKVITTKDRVTVKTRLLTAVVLLRTGAVSFYDTAGRKVLAEKGVGGRSFSPIAVEGQRSYQITQVFQTTPDDAYYGLGQHQDDVFNYKGHQVTLFQNNTEVAVPFLVSHKNYGLLWDNYSITSIGDIRPYHSLSALQLFSDKGEPGWLTASYYNDRGPNATPVKQRAETAISYEFLNDSRLFFPPDFLPTKGKVVWEGSIASEFQGLHKFRMTYGGYIKVWVEGKLVLDRWRRAWNPAPALLDLPLDKGKKYAIRIEWAPESVEAYLTLRWIEPLPAEAQDQYAFASEAGQQLNYYFIYGGTMDEIIAGYRTLTGKASLVPKWALGFWQSRERYKTQDEILSTVKEFRDRQLPLDNIVLDWSYWKEDDWGSQEFDAARFPNPDSMIKVLHEQYHTKFMISVWPKFYEGISAYKTFDQNGWLYKRNIADRTRDWIGDGYTSTFYDAFNEKARKAFWDLINEKIFKKGVDAWWMDASEPDIHSNVSPDRRKQQMAGTAIGPAAEYLNAYPLQNAKGIYEGQRSADPDKRVFLLTRSGYAGSQRYAATIWSGDIGARWDDMKAQITAGINFSLSGLPWWSMDIGGFVVENRFEYPNEKDQEEWREMLTRWYQFGSLTPVYRSHGQFPYREPFNIAPEDHPAYKSILYYTQLRYRLMPYIYSIAGKSYHEDYTLMRGLPMDFAGDTAVLRISDQYMFGPSLLVNPVYRYGQRNKELYLPKGQGWYNLYTGQYEPGGRRINAAADYGQMPVYVKEGAILPVGPSLQYTEEKLADTITLYVYTGKNASFNLYEDENNNYNYEKGLFASIPLSWNEATKTLSVGARKGSFPGMLVQRHFRVIRVSPGKPVPMDPGTSQGQLITYTGKAVTLKPE, encoded by the coding sequence ATGCTGAGAATAACAGTGCTTGTCGCCGGCTTTTTACTATGCCATTCCATTGCCTTCTGTACCGGTTACCCCAACCCTGTCCCCTTTAAACTGGTCAGGGACGGCGTGATCATTTACCCTGATCCCGACTATACCCTCAATACCCAGGCGGTCAAACTCCGGGTAGTAGCCGATAATATTATACAGGTAACGGCCAGCCCGGCCAAAGAACTGGCTCCCTTCCAGAGCCTTTCTGCTGTAGAAACTACGCCCCCTGCTCCCAATAGCTGGAAAGTAATTACCACCAAGGACCGGGTTACGGTCAAAACCCGGTTACTGACAGCCGTTGTGCTGCTCCGGACCGGCGCCGTATCATTTTATGATACGGCTGGCCGGAAGGTCCTGGCGGAAAAAGGCGTAGGCGGCCGCAGCTTTTCCCCCATAGCGGTGGAAGGGCAACGCTCCTACCAGATCACCCAGGTATTCCAGACAACGCCTGACGACGCCTATTATGGCCTCGGCCAGCACCAGGACGATGTGTTCAACTACAAAGGGCACCAGGTGACCCTTTTTCAGAACAATACGGAAGTAGCCGTGCCTTTCCTGGTGTCCCATAAAAATTATGGCCTGCTCTGGGATAATTATTCCATCACCAGCATCGGGGATATACGCCCCTACCATTCGCTCTCGGCCCTGCAGCTTTTCTCCGATAAGGGAGAGCCAGGCTGGCTTACCGCCAGTTATTACAATGACCGTGGCCCCAACGCCACGCCGGTTAAGCAACGGGCAGAAACGGCTATCAGCTATGAGTTCCTGAATGATTCCCGGCTCTTTTTCCCGCCGGATTTTTTACCCACTAAGGGCAAAGTAGTATGGGAGGGCAGCATTGCTTCTGAATTCCAGGGACTGCATAAATTCCGGATGACCTACGGTGGTTATATCAAGGTATGGGTAGAGGGAAAACTGGTTCTGGACAGGTGGCGCCGGGCCTGGAACCCTGCTCCCGCCCTGCTGGACCTGCCCCTCGATAAAGGGAAAAAATACGCTATCAGGATAGAGTGGGCGCCCGAGTCCGTGGAAGCCTACCTCACCCTGCGCTGGATAGAGCCGCTACCCGCCGAAGCACAGGACCAATACGCTTTTGCTTCGGAAGCCGGGCAGCAGCTCAACTACTATTTTATTTATGGCGGCACTATGGATGAGATCATAGCGGGGTATCGTACCCTCACCGGCAAAGCCAGCCTGGTCCCTAAATGGGCATTGGGATTCTGGCAAAGCCGGGAGCGGTACAAAACACAGGACGAGATCCTGAGTACCGTGAAAGAATTCAGGGACCGCCAGCTGCCGCTGGACAATATTGTGCTGGACTGGAGCTACTGGAAAGAGGACGACTGGGGCAGCCAGGAATTTGACGCTGCCCGCTTCCCCAACCCGGACAGCATGATCAAAGTCCTGCACGAACAATACCATACTAAGTTCATGATCTCCGTATGGCCCAAATTCTATGAAGGCATCAGCGCCTACAAAACATTTGACCAGAACGGCTGGCTCTACAAACGCAATATTGCCGACCGGACAAGGGACTGGATCGGGGACGGCTATACGTCTACCTTTTATGACGCCTTCAACGAAAAGGCCCGTAAAGCATTCTGGGACCTGATCAATGAAAAGATCTTTAAAAAAGGCGTGGATGCCTGGTGGATGGATGCCAGCGAACCCGATATCCATTCCAATGTTTCGCCCGACAGGCGTAAGCAGCAGATGGCCGGCACTGCCATTGGCCCTGCCGCCGAATACCTGAACGCCTATCCCCTGCAGAATGCCAAAGGCATTTATGAAGGGCAGCGTTCCGCGGATCCCGACAAAAGGGTGTTCCTGTTAACCCGTTCCGGTTATGCCGGCTCACAACGGTATGCCGCCACTATCTGGAGCGGTGATATCGGCGCACGCTGGGACGATATGAAAGCACAGATCACCGCCGGCATCAATTTCTCACTCTCGGGCCTGCCCTGGTGGAGCATGGACATTGGTGGCTTTGTAGTGGAGAACCGCTTTGAATACCCCAACGAAAAAGACCAGGAAGAATGGCGGGAAATGCTGACCCGCTGGTACCAGTTCGGTTCCCTGACACCGGTATACCGGTCGCACGGCCAGTTCCCCTACCGGGAGCCTTTTAATATTGCACCGGAAGATCATCCTGCCTATAAGAGTATCCTGTACTATACCCAGCTCCGTTACCGCCTGATGCCTTATATCTATTCCATTGCTGGCAAAAGTTACCACGAGGATTATACGCTCATGCGCGGGCTGCCCATGGATTTTGCAGGAGATACAGCCGTGCTGCGGATCAGCGACCAATATATGTTTGGCCCTTCGCTGCTGGTGAACCCTGTGTACAGGTATGGCCAGCGTAACAAAGAACTCTACCTGCCCAAAGGACAGGGCTGGTATAACCTCTATACAGGCCAGTATGAACCGGGAGGGCGCCGGATCAATGCGGCCGCTGATTACGGGCAGATGCCGGTGTACGTGAAAGAAGGGGCCATACTGCCAGTAGGCCCCAGTCTCCAGTACACAGAAGAGAAATTAGCTGACACCATTACACTGTATGTATATACCGGGAAGAACGCTTCCTTCAACCTTTACGAAGATGAAAACAATAATTACAATTATGAAAAAGGCCTTTTCGCCTCCATTCCCTTATCCTGGAATGAAGCTACTAAAACCTTATCTGTTGGCGCCCGCAAGGGCAGTTTCCCCGGCATGCTGGTACAGCGCCATTTCCGGGTGATCCGGGTCAGTCCGGGTAAACCCGTTCCTATGGACCCCGGTACCAGCCAGGGTCAGCTGATCACTTACACTGGAAAGGCCGTCACGCTGAAACCTGAATAA
- a CDS encoding LytTR family DNA-binding domain-containing protein translates to MKIVIIEDERLTAADLAETISRLQPGAEIIAQPGSVQEAIQFFRQGIRADLIFSDIQLGDGLAFELFNEIPFPAPVIFCTAFDQYALKAFGANGIDYILKPFTDQSVRGALDKFQALKEKFADNPRDYRDILQLFQERKPAGDGSVLVYHKDKILPVPFRSIAFFQLRNALVHLTTFDQKSYQLSKPLEELEKQAGTSFYRVNRQFLVNRQAIVEASNYLSRKIAISLCVKTPEVITVSKEKVPGFLEWLSRS, encoded by the coding sequence ATGAAAATTGTGATCATTGAGGACGAACGCCTCACGGCGGCCGACCTGGCAGAAACTATCAGTCGCCTCCAGCCCGGCGCCGAGATCATCGCCCAGCCTGGCAGCGTGCAGGAAGCCATCCAGTTCTTCCGCCAGGGTATCCGGGCCGACCTGATCTTCAGCGATATCCAGCTGGGCGACGGCCTGGCCTTTGAGCTGTTCAACGAGATCCCCTTCCCTGCCCCGGTCATTTTCTGCACCGCCTTTGACCAGTACGCCCTCAAAGCCTTTGGCGCCAACGGCATTGATTATATCCTCAAGCCGTTCACGGATCAGTCTGTGCGGGGGGCTTTGGACAAGTTCCAGGCGCTGAAAGAAAAATTTGCGGATAATCCCCGGGACTACCGGGATATCCTGCAGCTGTTCCAGGAACGCAAGCCCGCCGGCGACGGCTCGGTGCTGGTATATCATAAGGACAAGATCCTGCCGGTCCCTTTCCGCAGTATTGCGTTTTTCCAGTTGCGGAACGCATTGGTCCATCTCACCACTTTTGATCAGAAAAGCTACCAGCTCAGCAAACCGCTGGAAGAGCTGGAAAAGCAGGCAGGAACCAGCTTCTACCGGGTCAACCGGCAGTTCCTGGTCAACCGTCAGGCCATTGTGGAAGCGTCCAATTATCTATCCCGTAAAATTGCCATCAGCCTCTGCGTGAAAACGCCGGAAGTGATCACCGTGAGTAAGGAAAAAGTGCCGGGCTTTTTAGAGTGGCTGTCCAGGTCATAA
- a CDS encoding histidine kinase produces the protein MKKGAPVKEMFRLTWLMAGFMAVMIFFFKFIETGLTPKIFIAPTLIGSLFFFMGLVNITLLKSAPPTIYQPPIKKHWKWYLLSFFCSFVVVQLYWPVFAYFADENWHRLNNMQHFITFTMISVLFNILTLSMQLFVCLLHEKAKADVENAQLKTANMQAVNALLRQQIHPHFLFNALSVLKTLYKSDTRAGEHYLGHLANFLRASLSDVQEKMVKLGDEINLCNDYLEMQRLRFGKALAVDIDLPADTLQEGQVPSFSIQPLLENAIKHNEVTEAAPLHIRVYCQEPYLVVCNNLQLKRHPEPSSGKGLLNLMERYRLLSNEEVLIDASPEHFSVSIKILHP, from the coding sequence ATGAAAAAAGGCGCGCCCGTCAAGGAAATGTTCCGGCTTACCTGGCTAATGGCAGGTTTTATGGCAGTGATGATCTTCTTTTTCAAGTTTATTGAGACAGGCTTAACCCCGAAGATCTTTATAGCCCCTACACTTATAGGCTCCTTGTTCTTCTTCATGGGCCTTGTCAATATTACGCTGCTGAAAAGCGCCCCGCCTACCATTTACCAGCCACCGATCAAAAAGCACTGGAAATGGTACCTGCTGTCTTTTTTCTGCAGTTTTGTGGTGGTGCAGTTATACTGGCCGGTATTTGCTTATTTCGCAGACGAAAACTGGCATCGCCTGAACAACATGCAGCACTTCATCACGTTCACCATGATCAGTGTCCTGTTCAATATCCTCACGCTGTCCATGCAGCTCTTTGTCTGCCTGCTGCATGAAAAAGCCAAGGCCGATGTGGAGAACGCCCAGCTGAAGACCGCCAATATGCAGGCCGTTAACGCCCTGCTCCGCCAGCAGATCCACCCGCATTTCCTGTTCAACGCGCTGAGCGTGCTCAAGACCCTGTATAAATCGGATACCCGTGCAGGGGAACATTACCTGGGACACCTGGCCAATTTTCTCCGGGCTTCGCTGTCAGATGTACAGGAAAAAATGGTGAAGCTGGGTGATGAGATCAACCTATGCAATGACTATTTAGAAATGCAGCGGCTCCGGTTCGGCAAAGCGCTGGCCGTAGACATAGACCTTCCTGCTGATACCCTGCAGGAGGGGCAGGTGCCTTCTTTCTCCATCCAGCCGCTACTGGAGAACGCTATCAAACACAATGAGGTTACAGAGGCTGCGCCCCTGCATATCCGGGTTTACTGCCAGGAGCCCTACCTGGTGGTCTGCAATAACCTGCAGCTGAAAAGACATCCCGAGCCTTCTTCCGGCAAAGGACTGCTGAACCTGATGGAACGCTACCGGTTATTATCAAACGAAGAAGTACTGATTGATGCCAGTCCCGAACATTTTTCTGTAAGTATTAAAATCCTTCATCCATGA
- a CDS encoding two-component regulator propeller domain-containing protein has product MSLKHLLITVAVCLYLHAPAQQEQYTFSRVDVASGLSHNQVNTILRDRNGFLWFGTMSGLNRYDGYSVKTYRSTADSNTLTDNYISNIWECPGNKLWINSRSDGCLFDLGTERFDRNGNRYLQSLGMPAGTVSAIRKDSKGQYWFIIESKGLYRVSPGQKAGILVYPFPAAAASDSAITQLAEDSFGYIWLVHRSGLLTIMEPSSLQIVHRNTKLQQANKGNYPYQLFIDKDNGLWAWTGDPKGVFYLDPAGSLRILNENSQPHRLNNNLVNGIAQDKSGLIWIATDHGGINLVNKEGFTIRYLVNDPENNKSLAQNSINALYRDPNGIIWIGTYKQGVSYINENISKFAHYKHRASDRRSLPYDDVNRFVEDARGNLWIGTNGGGLLYFDRQQNSFRQYLHNPNDPSSLSNNVVVSLCLDHEQKLWIGTYLGGLNCFDGNRFIHYRHNEADPGSLAEDRVWEILEDAQHQLWVGTLGRGLDRFDRSTGQFIHYRDTGTTPAATQAGFIMALQEDRQGNLWIGTAGGMDLLNKKTGQLTRYSHSADSGSLSNNNVLSILEDAFGRIWVGTREGLNLFEPASSSFRHFTREQGLPDNTILTILEDQQHNLWITTPSGLSNLLLKKDSEGRTNIADIRNYDETSNLQGREFNENAALRTRKGELVVGGPNGFNIITAGYTHPVQENPPIVFTSFQVFNKNINAGDRVNDRVILSRAITETDAITLRFKDNVFSIEYAALDFVHSNGDRYAYKLEGFNKDWLYTDGSQRRATYTNLDPGTYHFKVKALNPEGNWSPEKELTITILPPFWRTPIAIIIYILVVAGILVLARRITVERTRMRYEMEQQRREADRMHAIDSMKTKFFTNVSHEFRTPLSLILSPLDRILKSTHDAQQRTQLQLIQRNAKRLLHLINQLLDFRKMEVQQFVLHPTQSDIIRFVRDISYSFSDIAEQKNISFSVESARESLDMCFDRDKLEKILFNLLSNAFKYTPNNGRVSVYLRCPDEQHIEIRVKDTGIGIPADKHDRIFERFFQHDVPEGMISQGTGIGLAITKEFVRLHEGSVQVESEPDKGTSFIVVLPVRKNGELQALPPTAPTPAPSMSLEPLPAAGTEIAPGSSQKQKSRTILVVEDNEDFRFYLKDNLNRKYQVLEAADGKTGWQKAKEFLPDLVVSDIMMPQLSGIELLRRIKGDPRTAQIPVILLTAMDSEETQLEGYKTGVNDYIAKPFTFEILETRIRNLLAQQQQLKKNIERQREVNPETIAIESADDRFLKMAREAVEKNIGNPDYSVEDLSRDLFMSRVAAYKKILALTRLTPVEFIRHLRLKRAAQLLAQSQLTVAQVAYEVGFNNPKNFARYFKEAFQVLPSQYQKDPPRASPTEAEA; this is encoded by the coding sequence ATGTCATTAAAACATTTATTGATAACGGTTGCCGTATGCCTGTACCTGCATGCCCCTGCACAACAGGAACAGTATACCTTTTCACGGGTGGATGTGGCTTCCGGTCTCTCCCATAACCAGGTCAATACCATCCTCAGGGACAGGAACGGCTTTTTATGGTTCGGCACCATGTCCGGCCTGAACCGTTATGACGGTTATTCCGTCAAGACCTACCGCAGCACGGCCGACAGTAATACCCTCACCGATAATTATATCAGCAATATCTGGGAATGTCCCGGTAACAAACTCTGGATCAATTCCCGGTCCGATGGTTGTCTCTTTGACCTCGGCACCGAACGCTTTGACCGCAATGGCAACCGGTACCTGCAATCCCTGGGAATGCCGGCCGGTACGGTGAGCGCTATCCGGAAAGACAGCAAGGGCCAATACTGGTTTATCATAGAAAGCAAGGGCCTGTACCGGGTAAGCCCGGGACAAAAAGCCGGCATCCTGGTCTACCCCTTTCCGGCTGCTGCAGCCAGCGATAGCGCCATCACCCAGCTGGCGGAAGACAGCTTCGGGTATATCTGGCTGGTACACCGTAGCGGCCTGTTAACGATCATGGAACCCTCCTCTCTGCAGATCGTGCATCGCAATACAAAACTGCAGCAGGCCAATAAAGGCAATTACCCCTACCAGCTGTTCATAGATAAGGACAATGGTCTCTGGGCATGGACAGGTGATCCCAAAGGCGTATTCTACCTGGATCCTGCCGGATCCCTGCGGATACTCAACGAGAACAGCCAGCCTCACCGGCTCAACAATAACCTGGTGAATGGCATTGCACAGGATAAATCCGGGCTGATCTGGATAGCTACTGATCATGGCGGCATCAACCTGGTCAATAAGGAAGGGTTTACCATCCGCTACCTGGTCAATGATCCGGAGAACAACAAGAGCCTGGCGCAGAACAGTATCAATGCCCTCTACCGTGATCCCAACGGGATCATCTGGATAGGCACCTACAAACAGGGCGTCAGCTATATCAATGAGAACATCTCCAAGTTTGCGCATTATAAACACCGCGCCTCCGACCGGCGCAGCCTGCCCTATGATGATGTGAACCGTTTTGTGGAAGATGCCCGGGGCAATCTCTGGATTGGCACCAATGGCGGCGGCCTGCTTTATTTTGACCGGCAGCAGAACAGTTTCCGGCAATACCTGCACAATCCCAATGACCCCAGCAGCCTCAGCAATAATGTGGTGGTCAGTCTCTGCCTGGACCATGAGCAGAAACTCTGGATAGGCACCTATCTCGGCGGGCTCAATTGCTTTGATGGCAACCGGTTCATCCATTACCGCCACAACGAGGCCGATCCAGGCAGCCTGGCGGAAGACAGGGTCTGGGAGATCCTGGAAGATGCGCAGCACCAGCTCTGGGTGGGCACCCTGGGCCGGGGCCTGGACCGCTTTGACCGCAGCACCGGGCAATTTATTCATTACCGGGATACCGGTACCACTCCCGCCGCTACCCAGGCGGGATTCATCATGGCTCTGCAGGAGGACAGGCAGGGCAATCTCTGGATCGGCACGGCAGGCGGTATGGACCTGCTGAACAAAAAGACCGGACAGCTGACCCGCTACAGTCATAGCGCAGATAGCGGCAGTCTCAGTAATAATAATGTACTGTCCATCCTGGAAGACGCCTTCGGCAGGATCTGGGTGGGCACCCGTGAAGGACTGAACCTCTTTGAACCGGCCAGCAGCAGCTTCCGGCATTTCACCCGGGAGCAGGGCCTGCCGGACAATACCATCCTTACTATCCTGGAAGACCAGCAGCATAACCTCTGGATCACTACCCCCAGCGGCCTCAGTAATCTCCTGCTGAAAAAAGACAGTGAGGGACGAACCAATATCGCTGATATCCGGAATTACGATGAGACCAGTAACCTCCAGGGCCGGGAATTCAATGAGAATGCAGCCCTCAGAACACGTAAAGGAGAATTGGTGGTAGGAGGCCCTAACGGCTTCAATATCATTACTGCAGGGTATACGCATCCTGTGCAGGAAAATCCTCCTATCGTATTCACCAGCTTCCAGGTCTTCAATAAAAATATCAATGCGGGGGACCGCGTGAACGACCGGGTGATCCTTTCCCGCGCCATCACTGAAACAGATGCCATCACCCTCCGCTTCAAAGACAATGTATTCTCCATTGAATACGCCGCCCTGGACTTTGTACATTCCAATGGCGATCGCTACGCCTATAAACTGGAGGGCTTTAACAAAGACTGGCTCTATACTGATGGCAGCCAGCGCCGCGCCACCTATACCAACCTGGACCCGGGCACCTATCACTTTAAGGTCAAAGCACTGAATCCTGAGGGCAACTGGAGCCCGGAAAAAGAACTGACCATCACCATCCTGCCACCTTTCTGGCGGACACCGATAGCCATTATCATTTATATACTGGTGGTTGCCGGCATCCTGGTGCTGGCCCGCAGGATCACGGTGGAAAGGACCAGGATGCGCTATGAAATGGAACAGCAGCGCAGGGAGGCGGACCGCATGCACGCCATCGACAGCATGAAGACAAAATTCTTCACCAATGTCAGCCATGAGTTCCGTACCCCGCTCAGCCTGATCCTCTCGCCGCTGGACCGTATCCTGAAATCCACCCATGATGCACAGCAGCGCACACAATTGCAGCTGATCCAGCGCAATGCCAAAAGATTGCTGCACCTGATCAACCAGCTGCTGGATTTCCGTAAAATGGAGGTGCAGCAGTTTGTGCTGCATCCTACCCAGAGTGATATCATCCGCTTTGTTAGGGATATCAGTTATTCCTTTTCTGATATCGCCGAACAAAAGAATATCAGCTTCAGCGTTGAAAGCGCCCGGGAATCCCTGGACATGTGCTTTGACCGCGATAAACTGGAAAAGATCCTCTTCAACCTGCTCTCCAACGCCTTTAAATATACCCCCAACAATGGACGGGTCAGCGTTTACCTGCGCTGCCCGGATGAACAGCATATTGAGATCCGGGTAAAGGATACGGGCATCGGCATCCCGGCGGATAAGCATGACAGGATCTTTGAACGTTTCTTTCAGCATGATGTACCCGAAGGCATGATCAGCCAGGGAACAGGTATCGGCCTGGCCATCACCAAGGAATTTGTGCGCCTGCACGAAGGCAGCGTACAGGTGGAAAGTGAACCCGACAAGGGCACTTCCTTTATAGTAGTGCTGCCTGTCCGGAAAAATGGCGAATTGCAGGCCCTGCCCCCCACGGCCCCCACGCCTGCACCCTCCATGAGCCTGGAGCCGTTGCCGGCAGCTGGTACAGAGATCGCCCCTGGTTCGTCCCAAAAACAAAAAAGCCGGACCATCCTGGTGGTGGAGGACAATGAGGACTTCCGCTTCTATTTAAAGGACAACCTCAACCGCAAATACCAGGTGCTGGAAGCGGCTGATGGAAAGACCGGCTGGCAGAAGGCCAAGGAGTTCCTGCCCGACCTGGTGGTGAGTGATATCATGATGCCCCAGCTCTCCGGCATTGAACTGCTGCGGCGGATCAAAGGGGATCCCCGAACTGCCCAGATCCCCGTGATCCTGCTCACGGCCATGGATAGCGAAGAGACCCAGCTGGAAGGCTATAAAACAGGGGTGAACGATTATATAGCCAAGCCCTTCACGTTTGAGATCCTGGAGACCCGGATCCGGAACCTGCTGGCACAGCAGCAGCAACTGAAAAAGAATATCGAAAGACAAAGGGAGGTGAACCCGGAAACGATTGCTATTGAGTCGGCCGACGACCGGTTCCTGAAAATGGCCCGTGAGGCGGTAGAAAAGAATATCGGTAACCCGGACTATTCAGTGGAAGACCTGAGCCGCGATCTCTTCATGAGCCGGGTGGCTGCCTATAAAAAGATCCTGGCCCTGACCAGGCTGACCCCGGTGGAATTCATCCGGCACCTGCGTCTTAAAAGGGCTGCCCAGCTATTGGCCCAAAGTCAGCTTACCGTAGCGCAGGTAGCCTATGAGGTAGGCTTCAATAATCCCAAGAACTTTGCCCGCTATTTTAAGGAGGCCTTCCAGGTGCTGCCTTCCCAGTATCAAAAAGACCCGCCCCGCGCCTCCCCTACAGAAGCAGAAGCCTGA